A single region of the Salvia splendens isolate huo1 chromosome 18, SspV2, whole genome shotgun sequence genome encodes:
- the LOC121777852 gene encoding putative disease resistance protein RGA1 — protein sequence MEEAAAASLLQVLFQKLIEYSRDQVSLVRGFRNEAEQLTRTLGMIQAFLRDADMSSISGGAVMKWLTDLGDVGFDADNVLDEIIYHQLSKQSKADKMANKPMKQKVLSYFSCCLHISRDRSMALRIQQINRNLGSINTLATGLGLTMRPTAVPALVYSARETDSFSVDPIFIGRDEIKSEIVEQLTACSTTDERISILTIVGMEGSGKTTLTREVFNSLKDENRFGSHIWVHVSQNFDPLILFNKILKGLTSPSQVEIGDKEERDVYGNVESCVMHDLLHDLAASVLRGSFKKDERLQKLERVRYMFFENDSSAVLETNEKYLRTLLSMYHMNINMFSNFESLHVLTFENWFGEELSSEIKKLIHLRVLDIDKSSIEYLPDWIGELFHLQTLRACNRKLKQLPSTLKNLRNLRHLYIEKDVELFAEIGLLTFLRTLKFFRVGDKNGYKIEELRSCNKEEAEKAKLSNKPKLVKLYLGWDIDKEGETTNDENVLEGLQPPSRLEKLAIKGFGGKRFPSWTRNMEVDNGRQGSRLPLNKLVKITVSDCSECEEIPMFGQLPNLKRLRLYRLRNVKSINSSFYGSVNDDTHTVFPALEVLVLDDLPKLTVLKGIESGDASAVSVFPRLQCLSIYDCGVLTSFPTHFWSSLKDLNFRRIGSYKPLADIFQTKLTLLTGLWIVGVDDVESLPDWLFYSNPNLSYLTIFQCSNLREIPYGLGTLNSLKELCIEDCPNLKRIGDLGVQQSQESLTSLTKLEISRCEALLYLPCEMIGSSLKLLRLEDLSSLENLPEIIALLPKPPRLSYLRITGGPQFRTTCFVGIPPPFCSLVWLKIDASVGGLMDTVNGILQGCSSLIGLELKGMESWENLPESIKYLTTLSLLSLENFGMEELPEWLGNLSSLRQSCIYKIVRS from the exons ATGGAAgaagccgccgccgcctccttgCTTCAAGTTCTATTTCAAAAGCTCATCGAGTATTCCAGGGATCAGGTCTCACTTGTTCGAGGTTTCAGAAATGAAGCAGAGCAGTTAACTCGGACTCTGGGGATGATCCAGGCATTCTTGAGAGATGCAGATATGAGTTCCATCTCCGGTGGTGCTGTCATGAAGTGGCTCACGGATCTCGGAGACGTGGGGTTCGATGCTGACAACGTTTTGGATGAAATCATATATCATCAACTCTCCAAACAAAGCAAGGCGGATAAGATGGCCAACAAACCCATGAAACAAAAGGTATTATCATACTTCTCATGCTGCCTTCATATTTCACGTGATCGAAGTATGGCTCTTAGAATCCAACAAATCAATCGGAATTTGGGATCCATTAACACCCTGGCGACCGGGCTTGGCCTCACCATGAGACCTACTGCTGTGCCCGCTTTGGTTTATAGTGCTCGTGAAACTGACTCATTCAGTGTTGATCCAATTTTTATTGGAAGAGATGAGATTAAGTCAGAAATAGTTGAACAGCTTACCGCTTGTAGCACAACTGATGAACGTATTTCTATCCTTACCATTGTGGGAATGGAAGGATCGGGGAAGACAACTTTGACTAGGGAAGTCTTCAATTCTCTAAAAGATGAGAATCGGTTTGGATCACATATTTGGGTGCATGTTTCTCAAAATTTTGATCCACTCATTCTTTTCAACAAAATCCTCAAAGGATTGACTTCTCCTAGTCAAGTCGAAATTGGGGATAAGGAAG AAAGAGATGTTTATGGAAATGTGGAAAGTTGTGTGATGCATGATCTTCTGCATGATCTTGCAGCTTCTGTTTTAAGAGGTTCTTTTAAGAAAGATGAAAGGTTACAAAAATTGGAAAGAGTTCGATACATGTTTTTCGAAAATGATTCAAGTGCTGTTctagaaacaaatgaaaaatatttgCGCACATTACTGTCCATGTATCACATGAATATTAACATGTTCTCAAACTTTGAATCTCTTCATGTTTTAACTTTTGAAAATTGGTTTGGTGAAGAGTTGTCAAGTGAAATCAAGAAGTTGATACATTTGAGAGTTCTTGATATTGACAAATCATCTATAGAATATCTTCCTGATTGGATTGGTGAACTCTTTCACTTGCAGACACTGAGAGCTTGTAATCGTAAGTTAAAGCAACTTCCAAGTACTTTGAAGAACTTGAGAAACTTAAGGCATCTTTATATTGAGAAAGATGTAGAGTTGTTTGCCGAGATTGGTCTGTTAACTTTTCTCAGGACCCTAAAGTTTTTTAGGGTGGGCGACAAGAATGGCTACAAAATTGAAGAGCTCAGAA GTTGTAACAAGGAAGAGGCTGAGAAAGCAAAACTATCTAACAAGCCAAAATTAGTGAAGTTGTATTTGGGATGGGATATTGATAAAGAAGGTGAAACTACAAATGATGAGAATGTGTTGGAAGGCCTCCAACCTCCCTCACGTCTGGAGAAGTTGGCGATTAAAGGATTTGGAGGCAAAAGATTTCCATCATGGACTCGAAATATGGAAGTTGATAATGGACGTCAAGGTTCTAGGCTACCACTTAACAAGTTGGTTAAGATAACAGTCTCCGACTGCTCAGAATGTGAAGAAATCCCAATGTTTGGGCAGTTGCCAAATCTCAAGCGTCTTCGGTTGTACAGATTGAGGAATGTGAAGTCCATAAATTCTTCATTCTATGGATCAGTGAATGATGATACGCATACTGTTTTCCCAGCGCTAGAAGTGCTGGTGTTGGATGACTTGCCTAAGCTCACAGTCTTGAAGGGAATAGAATCAGGGGATGCAAGTGCTGTCAGTGTATTTCCTCGCCTTCAATGCTTGTCGATCTATGATTGCGGTGTGTTGACGAGTTTTCCTACCCATTTCTGGTCGTCCCTCAAAGATTTGAATTTTCGTCGTATTGGCAGCTATAAGCCTTTGGCAGACATATTTCAAACGAAATTAACGTTGCTAACAGGGCTTTGGATAGTTGGAGTAGATGATGTAGAAAGTCTCCCAGATTGGCTATTCTATAGTAATCCCAATCTCTCTTATTTGACTATATTTCAGTGTTCCAATTTGAGAGAAATACCTTATGGTCTAGGCACCCTCAATTCTTTGAAAGAGTTGTGCATAGAGGATTGCCCAAATCTGAAACGGATTGGAGATCTTGGCGTACAACAATCACAAGAAAGTCTCACATCCCTTACAAAGTTGGAGATCAGTAGGTGCGAGGCTTTGCTGTATTTGCCATGTGAAATGATAGGTTCCTCACTCAAGCTTTTGCGGTTGGAGGATTTAAGTAGCCTAGAGAATCTACCCGAAATAATTGCCCTTCTCCCAAAACCCCCCCGTCTATCATATCTGAGAATCACTGGTGGTCCTCAATTCAGGACCACTTGTTTTGTTGGGATTCCGCCTCCTTTTTGTAGCTTGGTATGGTTAAAAATAGATGCTAGTGTGGGGGGATTAATGGACACTGTTAATGGCATATTGCAAGGATGCAGCTCGCTTATTGGCTTAGAATTGAAGGGGATGGAAAGTTGGGAAAATCTACCGGAATCGATTAAGTATCTCACTACTCTTTCTCTTTTAAGTTTGGAGAATTTTGGAATGGAAGAGTTACCTGAATGGTTGGGGAACCTCTCATCTCTAAGACAGAGTTGTATATACAAAATTGTAAGAAGTTAA
- the LOC121777552 gene encoding putative disease resistance protein RGA3 encodes MEEAAAAVLQVLFQKLIEYSRDQVSLVRGFRNEAEQLTRTLGMIQAFLRDADMSSISGGAVMKWLTDLGDVGFDADDVLDEIIYHQLSEQSKADKMANKPMKRKVLSCFSFCLHISRARSMALRIQQINRNLRVINQRAADLGLVGRLAAAVPTLPDVARETDSFSVDPIFIGRDEIKSKIVEQLTACSTTDERISILAIVGMGGLGKTTLTREVYNFLKDENRFGSHIWVHVSRNLDPLILFNKILKGLTSPSQVEIGDKEGVLKELEVALKNKSYLLILDDIWNESVLKWEEFIHPLLRVSSMKGNVIVVTTRSMDVASIMNPLHKHELQILSNEDCWSIIKEKTFGKENVPLAFEASGTKIAEKCNGLPLAASVVGGVLLCDKSEEKWHSIKENWLSRYEGNDMAQILKFSFDNLSLPSLKKCFAYCSIFPKGYKFKTQTLIEYWMGEGFLEADDSSDMESMGEKFIHVLLRNSLLQIAERDVYGNVESCVMHDLLHDLAASVLGGSFKKGEITRVRYMFLKLDSRVVLKENERYLRTLLSMYHMNDCMFSNFKSLHVLAFESWHAEELSSEIKKLIHLRVLDIDESSVEYLPDWIGELFHLQTLRACNRKLKKLPSTLKNLRNLRHLYITKGVELFAKIGRLTSLRTLQFFRVGDNNGYKIEELGSLNCLKGKLEIDNLERVRNKEEAEKAKLSNKPKLLELYLGCQTGREGETTNDENVLEGLQPHSLLKQLEISGFGGRSFPSWARNMEVDNGLPFNKLVKITLSDCSECEEIPMFGQLPNLKCLRLYRLRNVKSINSSFYGAVNDETRTVFPVLEELMLDDLPKLTVLKGIESVDASAVSVFPHLQKLRIEDCRVLTSFPTHFWSSLKDLNFSRIGSYKPLADIFQTELTLLTELFIDGVDDVESLPDWLFYSIPNLSKLMIWKCSNLREIPDGLGTLNSLKVFRIGDCPNLKWIGDLGVQQSQESLRSLTSLGIWKCEALLYLPCEMLGSSLKDLGLRDLSSLENLPEIIACLLKSPCLSSLEWLSIDASVGGLMDIVNGCSSLYVLELEGMESWENLPESIQYLTTLSNLWLENFGMEELPEWLGNLSSLWELRIRNCKKLRRLPSLDAMRRLTELFSLSIEGCPEICVEEASDAADSQWPNISHIPDIFIDGRRIDRRRAEEQS; translated from the exons ATGGAagaagccgccgccgccgtgcTTCAAGTTCTATTTCAAAAGCTCATCGAGTATTCCAGGGATCAGGTCTCACTTGTTCGAGGTTTCAGAAATGAAGCCGAGCAGTTAACTCGGACTCTGGGGATGATCCAGGCATTCTTGAGAGATGCAGATATGAGTTCCATCTCCGGTGGTGCTGTCATGAAGTGGCTCACGGATCTCGGAGACGTGGGGTTCGATGCTGACGACGTTTTGGATGAAATCATATATCATCAACTCTCCGAACAAAGCAAGGCGGATAAGATGGCCAACAAACCCATGAAACGAAAGGTATTATCATGCTTCTCATTCTGCCTTCATATTTCACGTGCTCGAAGTATGGCTCTTAGAATCCAACAAATCAATCGGAATTTGAGGGTCATTAACCAAAGGGCAGCCGACCTTGGCCTCGTCGGGAGACTTGCTGCTGCTGTGCCCACTTTGCCTGACGTTGCTCGTGAAACTGACTCATTCAGTGTTGATCCAATTTTTATTGGAAGAGATGAGATTAAGTCAAAAATAGTTGAACAGCTTACCGCTTGTAGCACAACTGATGAACGTATTTCTATCCTTGCCATTGTGGGAATGGGAGGATTGGGGAAGACAACTTTGACTAGGGAAGTCTACAATTTTCTAAAAGACGAGAATCGGTTTGGATCACATATTTGGGTGCATGTTTCTCGAAATCTTGATCCACTCATTCTTTTCAACAAAATCCTCAAAGGATTGACTTCTCCTAGTCAAGTCGAAATTGGGGATAAGGAAGGTGTTTTAAAAGAACTTGAAGTtgctttaaaaaataaatcatatcTTCTTATTCTTGATGATATTTGGAATGAAAGTGTTCTCAAATGGGAAGAATTTATTCATCCCTTGTTGCGCGTTAGTTCTATGAAAGGTAATGTGATTGTTGTTACCACCAGAAGTATGGACGTCGCTTCAATTATGAATCCACTTCATAAACATGAGCTGCAAATTTTATCTAATGAAGATTGTTGGTCAATTATCAAAGAAAAAACTTTTGGTAAAGAGAATGTTCCTTTAGCATTTGAGGCCTCTGGAACTAAGATTGCAGAAAAATGTAATGGTTTGCCATTAGCTGCTAGCGTAGTTGGTGGAGTTCTACTGTGTGATAAATCTGAAGAAAAATGGCACTCGATCAAAGAGAATTGGCTTTCACGCTATGAAGGAAATGATATGGCACAGATATTGAAGTTTAGTTTTGATAATTTGTCTCTACCGTCACTCAAAAAGTGTTTTGCATATTGTTCGATTTTTCCTAAAGGTTACAAATTTAAAACACAGACTCTGATTGAGTATTGGATGGGCGAAGGATTTCTTGAAGCTGATGATAGCAGTGACATGGAATCTATGGGAGAAAAATTTATCCATGTTCTTCTACGCAACTCTTTACTGCAAATTGCAGAAAGAGATGTTTATGGAAATGTGGAAAGTTGTGTGATGCATGATCTTCTGCATGATCTTGCAGCTTCTGTTTTAGGAGGTTCTTTTAAGAAAGGTGAAATTACCCGAGTTCGATACATGTTTCTCAAACTAGATTCAAGAGTTGTtctaaaagaaaatgaaagataTTTGCGAACATTGCTGTCCATGTATCACATGAATGATTGCATGTTCTCAAACTTCAAATCTCTTCATGTTTTAGCTTTTGAAAGTTGGCATGCTGAAGAGTTGTCAAGTGAAATCAAGAAGTTGATACATTTGAGAGTTCTTGATATTGACGAATCATCTGTTGAGTATCTTCCGGATTGGATCGGTGAACTCTTTCACTTGCAGACACTGAGAGCTTGTAATAGAAAGTTAAAGAAACTTCCAAGTACTTTGAAGAACTTGAGAAACTTAAGGCATCTTTATATTACGAAAGGTGTAGAGTTGTTTGCCAAGATTGGTCGGTTAACTTCTCTCAGGACCCTACAGTTTTTTAGGGTGGGTGACAATAATGGCTACAAAATTGAAGAGCTCGGAAGTTTGAATTGTCTCAAAGGAAAACTGGAAATTGATAACCTTGAAAGGGTTCGTAATAAGGAAGAGGCTGAGAAAGCAAAACTATCTAACAAGCCAAAATTATTGGAGTTGTATTTGGGATGTCAGACTGGTAGAGAAGGTGAAACTACAAATGATGAGAATGTGTTGGAAGGCCTCCAACCTCACTCTCTTCTGAAGCAGTTGGAGATTTCTGGATTTGGAGGCAGAAGCTTTCCATCATGGGCTCGAAATATGGAAGTTGATAACGGGCTACCATTTAACAAGTTGGTTAAGATAACACTCTCCGACTGCTCAGAATGTGAAGAAATCCCAATGTTTGGGCAGTTGCCAAATCTCAAGTGTCTTCGGTTGTACAGATTGAGGAATGTGAAGTCCATAAATTCTTCATTCTATGGAGCAGTGAATGATGAGACACGTACTGTATTCCCAGTGCTAGAAGAGCTCATGTTGGATGACTTGCCTAAGCTCACAGTGTTGAAGGGAATAGAATCAGTGGATGCAAGTGCTGTCAGTGTATTTCCTCACCTTCAAAAGTTGAGGATCGAAGATTGCCGTGTGTTGACGAGTTTTCCTACCCATTTCTGGTCTTCCCTCAAAGATTTGAATTTTAGTCGTATTGGCAGCTATAAGCCTTTGGCAGACATATTTCAAACGGAATTAACATTGCTAACAGAGCTTTTTATTGATGGAGTAGATGATGTAGAAAGTCTCCCAGATTGGCTATTCTATAGTATTCCCAATCTCTCAAAGTTGATGATATGGAAGTGTTCCAATTTGAGAGAAATACCAGATGGTCTAGGCACCCTCAATTCTTTGAAAGTGTTTCGCATAGGGGATTGCCCAAATCTGAAATGGATAGGAGATCTTGGCGTACAACAATCACAAGAAAGTCTCAGATCCCTTACAAGTTTGGGGATATGGAAGTGCGAGGCTTTGCTGTATTTGCCATGTGAAATGCTAGGATCCTCACTCAAGGATttggggttgagggatttaagtAGCCTAGAGAATCTACCCGAAATAATTGCCTGTCTCCTAAAATCCCCCTGTTTAAGTAGCTTGGAATGGTTAAGCATAGATGCTAGTGTGGGGGGATTAATGGACATTGTTAATGGATGCAGCTCGCTTTATGTCTTAGAATTGGAGGGGATGGAAAGTTGGGAAAATCTACCGGAATCGATTCAGTATCTCACTACTCTTTCTAATTTATGGTTGGAGAATTTTGGAATGGAAGAGTTACCTGAATGGTTGGGGAACTTGTCATCTCTATGGGAGTTGCGTATACGAAATTGTAAGAAGTTAAGGCGTCTACCCTCTTTGGATGCAATGCGGCGCCTCACTGAATTATTCAGCTTAAGTATTGAGGGATGCCCAGAAATATGTGTTGAAGAAGCAAGTGATGCAGCTGATTCTCAATGGCCCAACATTTCCCATATCCCCGACATCTTCATTGATGGACGCCGCATCG ATCGTCGTCGTGCTGAAGAACAAAGCTGA